Proteins from a single region of Sphaerochaeta globosa str. Buddy:
- a CDS encoding amidohydrolase family protein: MLLTNTRYLGNDYELHRSDIRIEGRTIVAIEKSIQRKSAEEVIDCSDFLLYPALADSHTHTPDTLFRGLFSDKPLHSWCDDTAQGRLQQQLFDYTDNAVLTPDFRILVLYAYLQYLKAGVACIVETGQADESSQALEDCAQEIGLKALVDWYDETPKELLASDTLARGTHLSEEEELEQDSLKEAIKRVHKTGWPLMTHCLETEFRRSESLRKFGLSTVELLASHNLLNERTILFHCVETSETDRVLLAASKALLVHCPISNRISSAHEMKLSSLLDQGARIGLGTDYLTHDIWEVMRTTYAELKQSGNPDRYNARTVWKLATTSPCPSIYQGMIAPGMRADLLFVRNASVLSPLLQTEGFSNIAYNTLMHTRADLIDSVMVDGRFVIREKKCTTLDETALEQAYSEILVRVYGSHLA; the protein is encoded by the coding sequence ATGTTATTAACCAATACCCGCTACCTCGGAAACGACTATGAGCTGCATCGCTCAGATATCAGAATCGAGGGTAGAACGATAGTAGCCATTGAGAAGAGTATTCAAAGAAAATCTGCTGAAGAAGTCATCGATTGTTCGGATTTCTTGCTCTACCCCGCCCTTGCAGACAGCCATACCCATACTCCAGACACCCTCTTTAGGGGCTTGTTCAGTGATAAACCCCTCCATAGTTGGTGTGACGACACCGCTCAAGGAAGGTTGCAGCAACAACTCTTTGACTACACCGACAACGCAGTTCTCACCCCTGATTTCCGTATCCTGGTGCTGTATGCCTACCTGCAGTACCTCAAGGCAGGGGTTGCCTGCATTGTGGAGACAGGTCAGGCCGATGAAAGCAGCCAAGCCCTCGAAGACTGTGCCCAAGAGATCGGCCTTAAGGCTTTGGTTGATTGGTATGATGAAACACCAAAAGAATTGCTTGCAAGTGATACTCTTGCCCGTGGAACCCACCTTAGCGAGGAAGAAGAACTGGAGCAGGACAGCCTGAAAGAAGCAATCAAACGAGTGCACAAAACTGGCTGGCCATTGATGACCCACTGTCTGGAAACAGAGTTCAGAAGAAGTGAAAGCCTGCGTAAGTTCGGTCTATCTACCGTTGAGTTACTCGCTTCCCACAACCTGCTCAATGAACGTACCATCCTCTTTCATTGTGTTGAGACTTCTGAAACAGACCGTGTCCTGCTTGCAGCAAGCAAGGCCCTGCTCGTCCATTGCCCGATCTCCAATCGAATCTCCAGCGCCCATGAAATGAAACTCAGTAGTCTGTTGGATCAGGGAGCCCGCATCGGACTTGGCACCGACTACCTTACCCACGATATATGGGAAGTGATGCGGACCACCTATGCAGAGCTCAAGCAGAGTGGAAACCCCGATCGGTATAATGCAAGAACCGTCTGGAAGCTTGCCACCACCTCACCCTGCCCTTCAATCTACCAAGGAATGATCGCACCAGGAATGCGGGCCGACTTGCTGTTTGTGCGAAATGCAAGTGTACTATCACCACTGCTACAGACAGAAGGCTTCTCCAACATTGCCTACAACACCCTGATGCATACCCGAGCCGACCTCATCGATTCGGTCATGGTCGATGGCAGGTTTGTTATCAGAGAGAAAAAATGTACCACCCTTGATGAAACAGCCCTTGAGCAAGCCTATTCTGAAATACTTGTACGGGTGTACGGCTCACATCTCGCCTAA
- a CDS encoding AraC family transcriptional regulator, with the protein MRSDEMQWIERLNEALLYIEDNLEGTISYEKAGQLANCSTYHFQRMFTYVAGIPLGEYIRRRRLTKAALALQQGQKVLDVALLYGYDSPTSFTRAFQALHGLTPSQAKKEGAVLKAFPKISFHLTIKGDQEMEYRIESKEAFRVVGVTLKLQKDIEQNMREVPVFWSNKAQDGSIARICSYMKPGQGLLGLCTNGDDKDHWVYTIGVAMEEGTPEGLESQIVEANMWAIFPGRGPMPQTIQEVERRIVTDWLPTSGYDFANGVDMEVYLDDDPRNQSFEVWMPIKKS; encoded by the coding sequence ATGAGGTCAGACGAAATGCAATGGATTGAACGTTTGAATGAAGCACTGCTCTACATTGAGGACAACCTGGAAGGAACTATTTCCTATGAGAAAGCGGGACAGTTGGCCAACTGCTCAACCTACCACTTCCAAAGGATGTTCACCTATGTGGCAGGGATTCCTCTTGGAGAGTACATACGCCGCCGAAGGCTTACCAAGGCCGCCCTTGCCCTGCAGCAGGGGCAGAAAGTCTTGGATGTGGCACTTCTGTACGGGTATGACTCCCCTACCTCCTTCACCCGTGCGTTCCAAGCTCTTCACGGCTTGACACCATCACAGGCGAAGAAGGAAGGAGCAGTGCTGAAGGCATTCCCAAAGATCAGTTTCCACCTGACTATCAAAGGAGATCAAGAAATGGAGTATCGAATCGAGAGCAAAGAGGCTTTCCGGGTGGTGGGTGTAACACTGAAGTTGCAGAAGGACATAGAACAGAATATGCGCGAGGTTCCGGTATTCTGGAGCAATAAGGCACAGGATGGCTCGATTGCCAGAATCTGTTCCTACATGAAACCCGGTCAGGGACTGCTGGGCCTGTGCACCAACGGTGATGATAAGGATCACTGGGTCTACACCATCGGCGTTGCCATGGAAGAGGGAACTCCCGAGGGCTTGGAGAGCCAAATCGTCGAGGCAAACATGTGGGCGATCTTCCCTGGACGCGGTCCCATGCCTCAAACCATCCAGGAAGTGGAACGACGCATTGTAACCGACTGGCTCCCCACAAGCGGATATGATTTTGCCAACGGGGTGGATATGGAAGTGTATCTTGACGATGATCCGAGAAACCAAAGTTTTGAGGTTTGGATGCCGATTAAGAAAAGTTAA
- a CDS encoding class I SAM-dependent methyltransferase, with protein MRNKDSTGLFNFIAPLYGLFFTYQKRRYAKTLDAMQHYLKDETILDVGCGTGALCSALSDRGLAVTGIDPASKMLFIAKRKNKDKPITFVQADATMPLAFADKQFDLAIASYVAHGMQKEMRTMLYKQMSRVAKHYVIIHDYNANRSPLTSLIEYLEGGDYFHFIKHAHQEMQECVSDLQHCFSKVEVVQVGKRANWYICTPKI; from the coding sequence ATGAGAAATAAGGACAGTACCGGTCTCTTCAATTTCATTGCTCCCCTCTATGGTCTTTTCTTTACCTACCAGAAACGAAGGTATGCAAAAACACTTGATGCAATGCAGCACTATCTCAAGGATGAAACAATTCTTGACGTGGGCTGCGGAACCGGTGCCCTGTGCAGTGCTCTCTCTGATCGGGGCCTTGCAGTCACCGGCATAGATCCTGCTTCCAAGATGCTTTTTATTGCAAAGAGGAAGAATAAGGACAAGCCCATCACCTTTGTCCAGGCTGATGCTACAATGCCCCTTGCCTTTGCAGACAAACAGTTTGACCTTGCCATTGCAAGTTATGTTGCCCATGGCATGCAAAAAGAGATGCGCACGATGCTCTATAAGCAGATGAGCCGGGTGGCGAAGCATTACGTTATCATCCACGATTACAACGCCAACCGTTCACCGCTTACCTCCCTGATTGAATATCTGGAAGGGGGGGATTACTTTCACTTCATCAAGCATGCCCACCAGGAAATGCAGGAGTGCGTCTCTGATCTGCAACACTGCTTTTCGAAGGTGGAAGTAGTGCAGGTAGGCAAGCGTGCGAACTGGTATATCTGCACCCCAAAAATCTGA
- the xdh gene encoding selenium-dependent xanthine dehydrogenase, translating to MYAFSVNGKPVQFDGEDKKLLRFLREDLNLTGTKDGCSEGACGTCTILVDGVKMKACAIPLSRLEGKEVTTIEGLSEREAEVYAYCFAEAGAVQCGYCTPGMIISAKSLLDKNLDPTLEEVRKAIKGNICRCTGYKKIEEAILMAATYFREHLSVPGQQEEPRLDIRYQRVDAKIKALGKGLYADDLRLPALLHGKAVRSAHPRARILSIDSSEAEKHPDFIRILTSSDVPHNIIGHIKQDWPVFIPVGEITRYTGDAICLVVGRNPETIEKIASLVAVSYEVLKPVLSMQEALKDDAPQLHKGGNVLSSEHIKRGDVEKAMRHAKHVVTRTYSTPYTEHAFMEPECAVALPEDDDGLLVHTSGQSIYDEQHEISLMLQLPPQKVHCHSMLVGGGFGGKEDMSVQHHAALAAWVLKQPVKVKLSRQESLSVHPKRHPMEMVLTTACDENGRITAMRAIIDANTGAYASLGGPVLQRACTHASGPYNFQNFEVYGRAIYTNLVPAGAFRGFGVTQSCFAVEANLNLLADELGMDYYEIRRLNALKPGDTMPNGQIAGEDTGIIECLEAVKDAYYSSPRAGIACGFKNSGLGVGFPDTGRCILSVEQGKVHIRTSAACMGQGVATVCTQMLGQTCSLQSDQIVVEDPDTRRTPDSGTSTASRQSVFTGEAVRRAALKLKEALKTNTLADLEGQAFDGEYTSITDPINSTKEHPVSHVAYSYSAQVVVLDEQGKLENVVASCDVGQVVNHQALTGQIEGGVVMGLGFGLTEDFPIKEGQLAVRYGTLGLLRATDVPPIEVKLVEGPNKHSIAYGVKGVGELTTIPTAPACQNAYYRFDGKFRTSLPLEDTAYR from the coding sequence ATGTATGCATTCAGCGTAAATGGAAAGCCCGTTCAGTTCGATGGAGAGGACAAAAAGCTCCTCCGATTTCTTCGTGAAGACCTCAACCTTACCGGAACCAAGGATGGATGCAGCGAGGGTGCCTGCGGTACCTGCACTATTCTCGTCGATGGGGTAAAGATGAAGGCCTGTGCCATCCCCCTATCCCGTCTTGAGGGCAAAGAAGTAACCACCATTGAAGGACTGAGCGAACGGGAAGCCGAGGTATATGCTTATTGTTTTGCTGAAGCAGGAGCGGTCCAGTGCGGCTACTGCACACCCGGCATGATCATCAGTGCAAAAAGCCTGTTGGACAAGAATCTGGATCCTACGTTGGAAGAGGTCAGAAAGGCGATCAAAGGCAATATCTGTCGTTGTACCGGCTATAAGAAAATTGAAGAAGCCATTCTCATGGCCGCCACATACTTTCGTGAGCATCTCAGTGTCCCCGGTCAACAGGAGGAACCAAGGCTCGATATACGCTACCAGCGTGTCGATGCCAAGATCAAAGCCCTTGGCAAGGGTCTGTATGCCGATGATCTTCGTCTACCTGCTCTACTGCATGGAAAAGCGGTACGCTCGGCCCATCCGAGGGCACGAATTCTTTCCATCGACAGCAGCGAAGCAGAGAAGCACCCCGACTTTATCCGTATTCTGACAAGTAGCGATGTACCGCACAATATTATCGGCCATATCAAGCAAGATTGGCCGGTCTTCATCCCGGTGGGTGAAATCACCCGCTATACCGGAGACGCAATCTGTCTGGTAGTAGGCAGGAATCCCGAAACCATTGAGAAAATTGCCTCCCTGGTTGCGGTCTCCTATGAGGTTCTGAAGCCTGTGCTCTCCATGCAGGAAGCTCTGAAGGACGATGCCCCGCAGCTTCACAAAGGGGGCAATGTGCTCAGTTCCGAGCACATCAAGCGTGGAGATGTGGAAAAAGCCATGAGGCATGCGAAACATGTCGTAACCCGAACCTATAGCACTCCCTATACCGAGCATGCCTTCATGGAACCGGAGTGTGCGGTTGCACTCCCCGAGGATGATGACGGCTTACTCGTGCATACCTCGGGGCAATCAATCTATGACGAACAGCATGAAATTTCCCTGATGCTCCAACTTCCTCCCCAAAAGGTACATTGTCACAGCATGCTCGTAGGGGGTGGCTTCGGGGGCAAGGAGGACATGAGTGTCCAGCATCATGCCGCACTCGCAGCATGGGTTCTCAAGCAACCGGTAAAGGTCAAGCTCAGCCGCCAGGAGAGCTTGAGTGTCCATCCCAAGCGTCATCCGATGGAAATGGTGCTGACCACCGCCTGTGATGAGAACGGCCGTATCACCGCGATGCGGGCAATCATCGATGCAAATACCGGTGCTTATGCTTCATTGGGAGGGCCGGTGCTTCAGCGGGCGTGCACCCATGCATCAGGTCCATACAATTTTCAGAATTTTGAAGTCTATGGAAGAGCCATCTATACCAACTTGGTACCGGCGGGAGCCTTCAGAGGTTTTGGTGTCACCCAGAGTTGCTTTGCCGTTGAGGCCAACCTCAACCTGTTGGCCGACGAACTTGGCATGGACTACTATGAGATCCGTCGTCTCAATGCCCTCAAGCCTGGTGATACCATGCCCAATGGGCAGATCGCCGGAGAGGATACAGGTATTATTGAATGCCTTGAAGCGGTAAAGGATGCCTATTACTCCTCCCCGAGAGCCGGTATCGCCTGCGGATTCAAGAACAGCGGCCTTGGGGTTGGTTTTCCCGATACCGGACGCTGCATTCTTTCTGTGGAGCAGGGCAAGGTGCATATCCGCACCAGTGCCGCATGCATGGGTCAGGGTGTGGCAACCGTCTGTACGCAGATGCTCGGACAGACCTGCTCGCTGCAGTCCGATCAGATTGTGGTCGAGGATCCCGATACCAGGCGCACCCCCGACTCAGGAACCAGTACGGCAAGCCGCCAATCGGTATTCACCGGAGAGGCGGTCAGACGAGCCGCCCTCAAGCTTAAGGAAGCGTTGAAAACCAACACGCTCGCTGATTTGGAAGGACAGGCTTTCGATGGTGAATATACGTCCATTACCGATCCGATCAATTCAACGAAGGAACATCCGGTCAGCCATGTTGCCTATAGCTACTCAGCCCAGGTAGTCGTGCTCGACGAACAGGGAAAGCTTGAGAACGTGGTTGCCTCGTGTGATGTAGGGCAGGTAGTGAACCATCAGGCCCTCACAGGCCAAATCGAGGGTGGAGTGGTCATGGGGCTTGGGTTTGGATTAACCGAAGACTTTCCGATCAAGGAAGGACAGCTTGCGGTTCGTTATGGAACGCTGGGACTGTTGCGTGCTACCGATGTTCCTCCCATCGAGGTCAAACTTGTTGAAGGACCTAACAAGCACTCCATCGCCTATGGGGTCAAGGGAGTTGGAGAACTAACCACAATTCCCACCGCCCCGGCATGCCAGAATGCCTATTACCGCTTTGACGGTAAATTCCGCACCTCTTTGCCACTGGAAGATACAGCGTACCGTTAG
- a CDS encoding ABC transporter permease yields MNFIVNILSLGIPFSVALLIASLGEMFNQRAGIFNLGCEGIMAMGAFLGMLIPYSIGQGGPTPGIYNFLGLALAMGVGALFGMLFGFVVVTFRAPQGIAGIGLQMFGVGTAGTLFRHFIGGTQSVPGIDNLPIPGLSKIPLLGPIFFSHNLLVYLAFLFVPTAWYILFKTPWGLRVRAVGTNPRAADSIGIQVNRVRYQALAVGGALAGLAGAYLSLCQAKMFSDEIIAGRGFIAVALVYFGHWHPVKIMGGALLFSLAQALQLAIQGQGINFPYEFAVMLPYVMVIVVLAFSRESQLLGPTALGQPFNREKRI; encoded by the coding sequence ATGAACTTCATCGTAAACATCCTAAGCTTGGGTATTCCCTTCTCCGTCGCCCTGCTTATTGCTTCCCTCGGGGAGATGTTCAACCAACGTGCCGGTATCTTCAACCTTGGTTGTGAAGGAATAATGGCCATGGGCGCCTTCTTGGGCATGCTCATTCCCTACAGCATCGGGCAAGGCGGCCCCACACCGGGCATTTACAACTTTTTGGGCCTTGCTTTGGCGATGGGAGTGGGAGCACTGTTCGGCATGCTCTTCGGGTTTGTCGTCGTCACGTTCCGCGCCCCCCAGGGCATCGCAGGCATCGGCCTGCAGATGTTCGGAGTCGGAACTGCTGGAACCTTGTTCCGCCATTTCATCGGTGGAACCCAATCGGTCCCCGGCATCGACAATCTTCCGATCCCCGGTCTTTCCAAGATTCCTCTTCTTGGACCAATTTTCTTCAGCCATAACCTTTTGGTCTACCTCGCCTTCCTTTTTGTCCCTACTGCCTGGTATATCCTCTTCAAGACTCCTTGGGGCCTCAGGGTGCGGGCTGTGGGAACCAACCCGAGAGCTGCCGACTCGATCGGCATCCAGGTAAACAGGGTTCGCTATCAGGCCCTCGCTGTAGGTGGAGCTCTTGCAGGGCTTGCCGGTGCTTACTTAAGCCTGTGCCAGGCCAAGATGTTCAGTGATGAAATCATTGCCGGCCGCGGCTTCATCGCCGTTGCACTTGTTTACTTTGGGCACTGGCATCCAGTGAAGATTATGGGCGGAGCATTGTTGTTCAGCTTGGCACAGGCATTACAGCTGGCTATTCAGGGACAAGGAATCAACTTCCCCTACGAGTTTGCCGTCATGCTTCCCTATGTCATGGTCATTGTGGTCCTTGCATTCAGCAGGGAAAGCCAGTTGCTTGGGCCAACCGCCTTGGGTCAGCCTTTCAACCGGGAAAAGCGTATTTAG
- a CDS encoding ABC transporter permease: protein MTKQFKLLYKVSIIILAILAAMTIGSIILMTIGADVFKTYMVILFEPLKTTLQLSEVLLRAIPLTIIALGISVAYRSGIINIGAEGQMAMGILGTTAVALAFPELPKPVLLPMAVLAGAISGGAWGFIPGFLKAKLQVSELLSTVMLNYIAAQLYTFFLRGPMLDPAELSMGGGTPQSMRLSRNLWLGRFLPGTRLHTGLFFALILALLIYFLLWKTSYGYKMRAAGASSRAAKYGGISVTWYLVIAMVISGAFAGMAGAIEIAGVHRRAIEGITGGYGFSGIVVALFGGLHPAGIIPASFFFGLLIVGADMTQRMVGVPANMVNVLQGIIILVIVATKMILADPYLMEKVWRKVQNRSTKSKEVEA, encoded by the coding sequence ATGACCAAACAGTTTAAACTACTTTACAAGGTTTCCATCATCATTCTGGCCATCCTGGCAGCAATGACAATCGGATCAATTATTTTGATGACCATCGGTGCCGATGTATTCAAGACCTACATGGTCATCCTCTTTGAGCCGCTGAAGACGACCTTGCAGCTCAGTGAGGTGCTGCTCAGGGCAATTCCCTTGACCATCATCGCACTGGGCATCTCGGTTGCCTATCGCAGCGGCATCATCAACATCGGGGCTGAAGGCCAGATGGCCATGGGAATTTTGGGAACCACGGCGGTAGCGCTCGCCTTCCCAGAACTCCCCAAGCCGGTCCTGCTTCCGATGGCTGTCCTGGCCGGGGCGATAAGCGGTGGAGCGTGGGGCTTTATTCCCGGCTTTCTCAAGGCAAAGCTGCAAGTAAGCGAGCTGCTCTCCACGGTGATGCTCAACTACATCGCCGCTCAGTTATACACCTTCTTTTTGCGTGGTCCGATGCTCGACCCTGCTGAGCTTTCCATGGGTGGCGGTACCCCGCAGTCGATGCGCTTAAGCCGCAATCTCTGGCTGGGACGATTCCTTCCGGGAACACGACTCCATACCGGATTGTTCTTTGCCCTGATTCTCGCCTTACTTATCTACTTCCTGCTCTGGAAAACCAGCTATGGCTATAAGATGCGTGCAGCAGGAGCCAGCAGCCGCGCTGCGAAGTATGGTGGTATCAGCGTCACGTGGTATTTGGTGATCGCCATGGTCATCAGTGGGGCTTTTGCCGGTATGGCAGGCGCCATAGAAATCGCCGGTGTGCATCGCAGAGCCATTGAGGGTATTACCGGAGGGTATGGTTTCTCCGGCATCGTCGTAGCACTTTTCGGAGGCCTGCATCCAGCGGGTATTATCCCCGCCTCGTTCTTCTTCGGCCTTCTCATCGTCGGTGCCGATATGACCCAACGCATGGTTGGTGTTCCTGCCAACATGGTAAACGTGTTGCAGGGTATCATCATTCTGGTCATCGTTGCCACCAAGATGATTCTTGCCGACCCGTATCTGATGGAGAAAGTCTGGCGCAAGGTGCAGAATAGAAGCACCAAATCCAAGGAGGTGGAAGCATGA
- a CDS encoding ABC transporter ATP-binding protein has protein sequence MEITTKKITSLKMEHITKRFPGVLASDDITMTVGEGEVLALVGENGAGKTTLMNILMGLYQPDEGRILINGEEVHFRSPNDAFAAGLGMVHQQYMLVPNMTVLENIALGYKQAWSFVKLDLAMVRERIDEVSKKYGLLVDPDAYIWQLSVGEQQRVELVKTLCLGARFLILDEPTSALTPQETDDLIVLLKRMSSELSIIFISHKLQEVKDLSDKIAILRHGAVVFEGNTNEHSPSDIAALMTGHEVELPLNEEAPCEGTSVLDIRNLNVKSDRGFLALKDLNLNIRGGEIIGLAGVSGNGQRELAEAINGLRKVEGGEIIFYGENIANKSPHYIIQAGMGYIPEERNTEGIVPSFSLKENLILKDTEREEFSKHSFLNNKAIDKNANDLRVKFDIRSPNVAVAAGSLSGGNIQKVILARELSRKPKFLIAVYPIRGLDLGAAEFIHKQLLEKRREGIGILLISEELDEILDLSDRVAVIFKGQIQKVLNRKDANRRSLGILMAGVKDDQTV, from the coding sequence ATGGAAATCACCACAAAGAAAATCACCAGTCTCAAGATGGAACACATCACCAAACGCTTTCCCGGTGTTTTGGCGAGTGACGACATCACCATGACCGTCGGCGAAGGCGAAGTTTTGGCACTGGTAGGCGAAAATGGCGCTGGCAAGACCACCCTGATGAATATTCTGATGGGACTGTACCAGCCTGATGAGGGAAGAATCCTCATAAACGGGGAGGAAGTACATTTCCGCTCCCCCAACGATGCCTTTGCAGCTGGCTTGGGCATGGTGCACCAGCAGTACATGCTGGTTCCCAACATGACGGTGCTTGAGAACATAGCGTTGGGCTACAAGCAAGCTTGGTCGTTTGTCAAGCTGGATCTCGCTATGGTCCGAGAACGCATCGATGAAGTTTCGAAGAAATACGGGCTCCTCGTGGATCCCGATGCTTATATTTGGCAGCTCTCCGTTGGTGAGCAGCAGCGGGTTGAACTGGTAAAGACCTTATGCCTGGGTGCCCGCTTTTTGATTCTGGATGAGCCGACCAGTGCCCTTACTCCCCAGGAGACCGATGATCTGATCGTACTGCTCAAGCGTATGAGCAGCGAGCTGTCCATCATCTTCATCAGCCACAAGCTGCAGGAGGTCAAGGATCTTTCAGACAAGATTGCAATTCTGCGCCATGGTGCGGTGGTTTTTGAGGGAAACACCAATGAGCACTCCCCTTCTGATATTGCAGCTTTGATGACCGGTCATGAAGTTGAACTTCCTCTCAATGAGGAAGCCCCCTGCGAGGGGACTTCGGTTTTGGATATCAGAAACCTCAACGTCAAAAGTGATCGGGGTTTCTTGGCCCTCAAGGATTTGAACCTGAACATCCGCGGCGGTGAGATCATCGGTCTTGCCGGTGTGTCGGGCAACGGACAGCGAGAACTTGCCGAGGCAATAAACGGACTTCGCAAGGTTGAGGGTGGCGAGATTATTTTCTATGGCGAGAACATCGCCAACAAGAGCCCGCATTACATCATACAAGCCGGTATGGGATACATCCCCGAGGAACGCAATACCGAAGGTATCGTGCCCTCCTTCTCGCTGAAGGAAAACCTCATCCTCAAGGATACCGAGCGTGAGGAGTTCTCCAAGCATTCCTTCCTCAACAACAAGGCGATCGACAAGAACGCCAATGATTTGCGGGTGAAATTCGATATCCGCAGTCCCAATGTTGCTGTAGCCGCAGGCTCACTTTCGGGAGGAAATATCCAGAAGGTAATTCTTGCCCGTGAGCTCTCTCGTAAGCCGAAGTTCCTGATAGCCGTTTATCCGATACGAGGCTTGGACCTCGGGGCAGCCGAATTCATCCACAAGCAACTTCTGGAGAAACGGCGGGAAGGAATCGGGATTTTGCTCATCAGCGAGGAGCTCGATGAGATTCTCGACCTCTCCGACCGCGTCGCAGTCATTTTCAAGGGACAGATTCAGAAGGTTCTGAACCGCAAGGATGCCAACCGCCGCAGCCTGGGAATCTTGATGGCAGGAGTGAAAGATGACCAAACAGTTTAA
- a CDS encoding BMP family protein — protein MKKILTIVLCLALVSSAIFAAGAAETAPAAAKDSNTVKVALIIENTIDDKGWCQAMHDGIIAAQKQLPGRIEYSYTEKMKPVDAGSAARQYVAQGYDIIIAHGAQYKNLILEMAEEYPAVSFAFGTSAEIGPKNVFTYMPESEETGYLSGLIAGMTTKKNIIGLVGPVDAGDAARYNRGFVLGVQAVNPKAKVMVAHSGSFSDFVKAGEIAQSQIRSGADVLTGSSQQALGALRAVADYRDQDIWWVGQDIAQIRITEGYKVIAASSYNYASVIVGLVEKLDKGVKGGEVIPMNFFNGGFVFEFNAALKDKYTGAIETKVNEAMASFRAKAGTIAYTSVDYSKL, from the coding sequence ATGAAAAAGATTCTGACAATCGTGCTCTGTCTCGCACTCGTTAGTTCTGCAATCTTTGCAGCAGGTGCGGCTGAAACAGCCCCTGCAGCAGCAAAAGACTCGAACACAGTCAAGGTTGCACTGATCATTGAAAACACTATTGACGACAAGGGTTGGTGCCAGGCAATGCATGACGGCATCATCGCAGCTCAGAAGCAGCTTCCCGGCCGCATTGAGTACAGCTACACCGAAAAGATGAAGCCGGTCGACGCAGGTTCTGCCGCCCGCCAGTATGTCGCCCAGGGGTATGACATCATCATCGCTCACGGTGCACAGTACAAAAACCTTATCCTCGAGATGGCTGAAGAGTATCCAGCAGTCTCCTTTGCATTTGGTACTTCTGCAGAAATCGGACCGAAGAATGTCTTCACCTACATGCCCGAAAGTGAAGAAACCGGCTACCTCTCCGGCCTCATCGCCGGTATGACCACCAAGAAGAACATCATTGGTCTGGTCGGCCCCGTCGACGCTGGTGATGCTGCCCGTTACAACCGCGGTTTCGTCCTTGGTGTACAGGCTGTCAATCCCAAAGCAAAGGTCATGGTCGCCCACTCTGGTTCCTTCAGCGATTTCGTGAAGGCCGGTGAGATTGCCCAGTCCCAGATCAGAAGCGGTGCCGACGTACTGACCGGTTCCAGCCAGCAGGCTCTCGGAGCACTGCGCGCAGTCGCCGACTACCGCGACCAGGACATCTGGTGGGTTGGTCAGGACATCGCCCAGATCCGCATTACCGAAGGCTACAAAGTCATTGCAGCTTCTTCCTACAACTATGCCTCCGTCATCGTCGGCTTGGTTGAGAAGTTGGACAAAGGTGTGAAGGGCGGCGAAGTCATCCCGATGAACTTCTTCAACGGCGGTTTCGTATTCGAGTTCAACGCCGCACTGAAGGACAAGTACACCGGCGCCATCGAGACCAAGGTCAATGAAGCTATGGCTTCTTTCAGAGCCAAGGCCGGCACCATCGCTTATACTTCCGTAGATTACTCCAAGCTTTAA
- a CDS encoding 1-phosphofructokinase family hexose kinase → MRVLTVCLNPTFQNTLLFPSFRLGEVNRAQEHYLDASGKGMNTARIVSQLGEESLLLTHLGGQRSEEMLALCRKDKVEILWADSKSEIRTCTTILCDGKATELVEEPNAVDSCTEGPIRKLFSEAIQRSDALIICGTRAPGYSASLYADFVKEAKERGLFVLLDLKGDDLKRCLAYNPDVIKPNLSEAAQTFLGLAVGEQDDTATIEDAIKPVLEEIYQTYHTTTVLSRGSQAVWVQAESFFCVPIEPIEAVNTIGCGDSLSAALTVALYKGTNLQQAVEYATKVATKNAKTIRPGTIF, encoded by the coding sequence ATGAGAGTCCTCACTGTCTGCCTGAACCCCACCTTCCAGAACACGCTCCTCTTCCCTTCCTTTCGATTAGGGGAAGTGAACCGTGCACAGGAACACTACCTCGATGCCTCGGGTAAGGGCATGAATACTGCGCGCATCGTAAGCCAGCTGGGAGAGGAGAGCCTGCTGCTCACCCACCTTGGAGGACAGAGATCCGAAGAGATGTTGGCTTTATGCAGAAAAGACAAGGTAGAAATTCTCTGGGCGGACAGCAAGAGTGAAATCCGCACGTGCACCACCATCCTCTGTGATGGTAAAGCAACCGAATTGGTTGAAGAACCGAATGCAGTAGACAGCTGCACTGAAGGGCCCATCAGAAAACTTTTCAGTGAGGCGATACAGAGAAGTGATGCCTTAATCATCTGTGGTACCCGTGCCCCGGGCTACAGCGCTTCCCTATATGCCGACTTCGTGAAGGAGGCGAAGGAGCGAGGCCTCTTCGTCCTCTTGGACCTGAAAGGGGATGACCTGAAGCGTTGCCTTGCCTATAACCCCGATGTCATCAAGCCGAACCTCAGCGAAGCTGCCCAAACATTCCTCGGCCTTGCTGTCGGAGAGCAGGATGATACTGCTACAATAGAGGATGCGATCAAGCCGGTATTGGAGGAAATCTACCAAACGTACCACACGACGACAGTCCTCTCACGAGGCAGCCAGGCAGTGTGGGTACAGGCAGAAAGTTTCTTTTGTGTCCCCATCGAACCCATCGAAGCAGTCAATACCATCGGATGCGGGGATAGCCTCAGCGCAGCTCTGACCGTGGCACTATACAAGGGTACAAATTTGCAACAGGCCGTAGAATACGCAACAAAGGTCGCAACAAAGAACGCAAAAACGATTCGACCAGGTACGATTTTCTAG